A window of the Caldalkalibacillus salinus genome harbors these coding sequences:
- a CDS encoding YlbG family protein codes for MFPRRVGLAVWLNNTKMARHLRRFGNVHYVSRKMRYAVVYVDQADLDHKVQKIEQFNFVKKVERSYKHELKTEYQNAKPDKAKEYDYKMGL; via the coding sequence ATGTTTCCAAGACGAGTAGGATTAGCAGTTTGGTTAAACAACACAAAAATGGCAAGACACTTACGTCGTTTTGGCAATGTGCATTATGTCTCGAGGAAAATGCGATATGCTGTTGTATACGTAGACCAAGCTGACTTAGACCATAAAGTACAAAAGATAGAACAGTTTAATTTTGTTAAAAAAGTGGAACGCTCCTATAAGCATGAACTAAAAACTGAGTATCAGAACGCCAAACCGGACAAAGCAAAAGAATACGATTATAAAATGGGCCTTTAG